In Nostoc sp. CENA543, a single genomic region encodes these proteins:
- a CDS encoding amino acid ABC transporter substrate-binding protein, with protein MRKLTLILGTSLIFATTACGGNTAQTTNPSNTSADRWDTVKNRGQVICGVSGEVPGFSFVGTDGKYSGIDVDICRAVAAALFDNPDAVEYRNLNAKERFTALQTGEVDILSRNTTWTLSRATSVGLEFAPVVFYDGQAIMVRKNSNIKSLADLKDKAICVQTGTTTEQNLADQMRKRGITYKPVVFEDVNVTFATYAEGRCEAVTADRSALVSRRTTLPKPEDNVILDEVISSEPLAPAVAKGNTKWRDTLTWVVYALIKAEELGINSQNVGQLATSNDPDVKRLLGTEGNLGEGLGLTNDFAAKAIKHVGNYGEIYDRNLGPKTKLNLPRGQNQQWTKGGLLYSPPFR; from the coding sequence ATGAGGAAATTAACTTTAATTCTAGGGACATCCTTAATATTTGCGACTACAGCCTGCGGTGGTAACACAGCACAAACCACAAATCCCAGTAACACATCAGCAGATCGCTGGGATACTGTCAAAAACCGTGGACAGGTAATTTGTGGTGTCAGTGGCGAAGTACCAGGATTTAGTTTTGTTGGCACAGACGGCAAATATAGCGGAATAGATGTAGATATTTGTCGTGCCGTAGCTGCTGCTTTGTTTGACAATCCAGATGCCGTAGAATACCGTAACCTCAATGCCAAAGAACGGTTTACAGCTTTACAAACAGGGGAAGTAGACATTCTCAGCCGGAACACAACCTGGACATTGAGCCGTGCTACCTCAGTGGGTTTAGAGTTTGCACCCGTGGTTTTTTATGATGGACAAGCCATTATGGTGCGGAAAAATAGCAACATTAAGTCTCTAGCAGACTTGAAAGATAAAGCTATTTGCGTACAAACAGGTACAACTACCGAGCAGAATTTAGCCGACCAGATGCGAAAACGCGGTATTACTTACAAACCAGTAGTTTTTGAAGATGTTAACGTCACCTTTGCTACTTATGCCGAAGGACGTTGTGAAGCCGTCACCGCCGATCGCTCTGCTTTAGTCTCTCGACGTACAACCCTCCCCAAACCTGAAGATAACGTCATTTTAGATGAAGTCATCTCCTCCGAACCTTTAGCACCAGCAGTAGCCAAAGGTAATACTAAATGGCGTGACACTCTAACTTGGGTAGTGTATGCCCTGATCAAAGCGGAAGAACTAGGGATCAACTCCCAGAATGTCGGACAATTAGCCACCAGTAACGATCCAGATGTCAAGCGTTTATTGGGAACTGAAGGCAATTTAGGCGAAGGACTAGGTTTAACTAACGACTTTGCTGCGAAAGCCATCAAACACGTTGGGAACTATGGCGAAATTTACGATCGCAACCTCGGCCCCAAAACCAAACTCAACCTCCCTCGCGGTCAAAATCAGCAGTGGACAAAAGGCGGACTGTTGTATTCACCACCATTTAGGTAA
- a CDS encoding amino acid ABC transporter permease: MTNTKPPFWRDDRFWRIAGQLIAVVLALAIVAILWINLNRNLQQLGIQFGFGFLNQQASFDIGETPIAYQPTDSYSRALWVGLINSLRIAVLGIVFTTIIGVMAGIGRLSDNWLVRNIMLVYVEVFRNTPLLLQLLFWYFAVFLSFPKIENQISLWGFLSFSQNGITTPWFNLSPEFAALLLGLTFYTGAFIAEIVRGGISSVPKGQWEAARSLGLKPSIIMRLVILPQALRVIIPPLTSQYLNLTKNSSLAIAIGYPDLYFVASTTFNQTGKAVEVMLILTLTYLTLSLTISLIMNLFNRRVQIRER; the protein is encoded by the coding sequence ATGACCAACACTAAACCCCCTTTTTGGCGAGATGATCGCTTTTGGCGAATTGCTGGACAACTGATTGCTGTAGTTTTAGCACTCGCTATTGTGGCGATACTGTGGATAAATCTCAATCGCAACTTACAGCAATTGGGAATTCAGTTTGGTTTCGGCTTTTTGAACCAACAAGCATCCTTTGATATTGGCGAAACACCAATTGCTTATCAACCAACCGATTCCTATAGTCGCGCCTTGTGGGTGGGACTGATTAACTCATTGCGAATAGCAGTGTTAGGAATTGTCTTTACAACGATTATCGGTGTTATGGCTGGAATTGGCAGACTGTCTGACAACTGGCTAGTCAGGAACATCATGCTGGTTTATGTCGAAGTTTTCCGCAATACACCCCTACTGTTGCAATTGTTGTTTTGGTACTTCGCTGTTTTTTTAAGTTTTCCCAAAATTGAAAATCAAATCAGTCTGTGGGGATTTTTGAGTTTCAGTCAAAATGGCATAACAACACCTTGGTTTAACCTCTCTCCAGAGTTTGCGGCTTTGCTTTTGGGATTGACATTCTATACAGGTGCATTCATTGCAGAAATTGTTCGTGGTGGGATTAGTTCAGTCCCCAAAGGACAATGGGAAGCCGCGCGATCGCTAGGATTAAAACCTAGTATTATTATGCGTTTAGTTATTCTGCCCCAAGCCTTGCGCGTCATTATTCCCCCTCTGACTAGCCAATATCTCAATCTCACCAAAAATTCCAGTTTAGCGATCGCGATCGGCTATCCTGACCTCTATTTTGTTGCTTCTACTACCTTTAATCAAACAGGTAAAGCCGTAGAAGTCATGTTAATCCTCACCCTCACCTACCTCACCCTCAGTTTAACCATCTCTCTAATCATGAACCTATTCAATCGCAGAGTTCAAATTAGAGAAAGGTAA
- a CDS encoding DUF3318 domain-containing protein, whose protein sequence is MTSYATSSAKAEMSELRRLKGLLPPELQSWVTVEGTTEVNPPLIRSEEIGKDQVEIQIDLVKWDTLAMDQRNLLFWHEVARIQNDTIPKDGWEMAALAIGLGGAVGELWVQDGLLLVLALALCGVSGWRLYQKNNGEKQMRELIDADEKAIALATRFGYSLPNAYKSLGSALKTMIDNTPSKRQRSRYEARLSALKRSANKAKAKSRSTEDGGI, encoded by the coding sequence ATGACATCCTATGCAACCTCCTCTGCCAAAGCGGAAATGAGTGAACTCCGGCGGTTAAAAGGCTTACTACCGCCAGAATTGCAGAGTTGGGTCACGGTTGAAGGCACAACTGAGGTCAATCCACCCCTGATCCGCAGCGAAGAAATAGGTAAAGACCAAGTAGAGATTCAAATTGACTTGGTGAAATGGGATACTCTAGCAATGGATCAGCGTAATCTGCTGTTCTGGCATGAAGTAGCCCGTATTCAAAATGACACAATTCCCAAAGATGGTTGGGAAATGGCAGCTTTAGCCATCGGTTTAGGTGGTGCTGTCGGCGAGTTGTGGGTACAGGATGGATTATTGTTAGTGTTAGCTTTGGCACTGTGTGGTGTTTCAGGCTGGCGACTATATCAAAAGAATAATGGCGAGAAGCAAATGCGAGAATTAATTGATGCAGACGAGAAAGCGATCGCACTAGCAACTCGTTTCGGTTATAGTCTCCCTAATGCTTACAAGAGTCTAGGTAGTGCTTTAAAAACCATGATCGATAATACTCCTAGCAAACGCCAGCGTTCTCGCTATGAAGCCAGGCTTTCCG